Genomic DNA from Dehalogenimonas lykanthroporepellens BL-DC-9:
CAGTATTCAATACTCAAACGGGATCATAGAAAACCGGGGGTGCTTCGGCGTAACCTTGCAGTGGCGTGATTATGGCGGTCAACGGACGGTCAAGGTCTGCACCGACCAATATCACGATGCCGGTTGTTTTCCTAAGGAAGGGTGTCATCGGGAAATGTTTCGTCTTTAAACTAAAATCGAAGGAAACGAATGCCGTTTTTCAGCTTTGGAAAAAGATGCCCCAAACGTAGCGGCCTTTTGACGATACAATTCAAACAATGCGGTGGAACTTTCCGGCAGACAGGTCTCCGGGGGTGTTATGGGTATTTGCTGTCGGCGTATAGATGTTCTTGTAATAGAGGCTGATTCTAGCGTTCCTACGAACGCGTTGTCAATAGGGAAATGGCACAGGTTCTACTTCAATAGCTTTGATGAGAGATTTTTCACTCTCATCAAAGCTATTTTCCTATTTATTCCCTTTTACTTCGCGATAGGCACGAATAATTTTGGGTTATGTACTCTTGAGAATCCAATGCGTCCTGTTGTCAACAATCAAATTTCTTGACCATACAGTGGTAAATCCAAATCCCACCACTGCTCGTATTCTGAAGTCAGCCCGTAACCGAAGGCATCATCCATATCACGGAAGAAGGAGGTAAACATCGAGGAATTGGCGACAACAACCTTAATCAACGAGTGGACTGAAGCGATATCATACTTATTAAACATACATATGCCCTGGCAAATACCGCAACCGGCCGCCGGCCCCGTTATCCAGTAGTTGAAACAGGTATTGAAATTGGTTTTCCAGCTTTTTATGCCCGGGTTATTCCAGGGACCGGAGCCGGATTCCCAACTGGCGTCCTCGGTGCTGATCGAACCTGAGGGGCAGTTATCAGAGCATTTCAGGCAACCAGCACAGAATTTTTCAATGCCGGCATCGATTGGATTGGTAGGAGCCATGGGGAAATCGGTAATCAGCATCATGGGCATACGGACAAGGGCCCCATGCTTGGGTGATATCAAGACCCCCATTCTTCCCAGTTCACCTAATCCGCTTAGTGTGCCGAAACCTGTAATAGCACCCGGGTGAGAACCGATTCCCCGATAGCCGAGATTTCCCAGGAAGTTCTGGACATGAGCCTGAGTCACCGCGGCGCGGGAGTAAGCGTGGGCGAAAGTCGCGGTACCGAGCTGGGTCCCAACCCGTTTATTAAGTTCATGGGACTGGACAATGGAGTAGCTCAGCACCCACCGGAATCGGTTAGGAATAACTTTGGTAGTGGCGGTTTCTTCAGGTTCATCCACGTCCCGGAAAACAATATCGTGTTGCCCATCGTTGGCAAATATAAGTTTCCTGGTTTGTTCGGTCAGCTCGGTAACACCGATTTCCGACCCGCCAAAGTGCCTGACAGCCGCCAGCATCGTCTGCAGATTTTCTTCTTCGGTGCCCTGCCAGGGTGGTAAGCCTTTATCCTTCGGATCCGAATGGTCACCAAGAGGCATTGCAGAACTATAGGTAGTATGGAGGAATTTCCCCGCCGAAGACAACCCGATTTCCTCACCAAAAATGGCTGACGCCTGAAGTGCCCAGTCCCGCCGGGTAAAGCCCGGTTGGTTGGCCAGGGCTTTTTGTCGCACTTCTTCATTCTGGGCCATCATCTTACCGATGTTTTCGGGAGCAACGAAGGGAATGGCCTGGCCCATCGGTCGTTTGTCGAAACGTTGCATCTTGTTCCAGTCGATATCTGTCGTTGGTTTCCCGATGTCCATCTTCTTTATCCACCAGGGTTGTTTGTTCGGATCATTAGCAGATGAAGTCAGTTCATCGATATCCTGGAACGGGGTAGCTACACCGGCTGCTACTCCCAAACCGGCTCCGGCCAGTCCCAACCCTTTCATGAATTGCCGTCTTGATAACGTGTTGTGGTATTTAACCATAATCAAACCTCTCCCAACATAATGTTACGACAATTGTATAACCTGAAGGTTAAATTTTAGTTAAGAAAAAGTAATGCTAACATGAATGAACACACTGGGATTATCAGACCGGCTTAAAAAGATAGCCGAGTCCGGAGACGTTATGTATGGGATCTTTTAATCCTATCTCATCCATTTTACGCCTCAGGTGATTGATATGGACCTTCAGTTTACCGATATTGTTTTCGGCTTCTTCACCCCAAATGCATTCCGAAAGGTGGTCGTAAGTAACTGCCGAGGGCGCGTTTTTTAATAACTCCAAGAGTATCTGACTCTCAATTATACTCAGGTGAATTTCCCGTCCTTCGAACAGCAGAGTCCGTTTAGAGATATTCAGTTCGATTTTATCGAATTTGATAAACTCGGTCTGTGTACCACGGGTTAAGGCCGTCAGCCGAGCAATAAGCTCGTTTTGCCGTGGGGGTTTAGTCAGGTAATCATTGGCGCCCATTGTCAGACAGTTGACAACATCTGTTTCCTCGCCCCGACAGGTCAGCACCAGGATGGGGACCGGAGAGAAGAACCTGATGTCCTTGATGACCTGCAATCCGTCAGTGTCGGGCAGTCCGAGGTCAAGCACTACGACATCCGGATGGAAAGTCTCGACCAGTTCTATCCCCCCTTGCCCGTTGTTGGATGAAACGATATCCACGCTGGGAACAGCGCTTTCCAATGCGAATATCAGGGATTCCACTACTCCGGGATCGTCTTCTATGATAAGGATTTTTTTCATATTCATTACCCTGAAACCGGTAACACCAGCGTGAATTTACTGCCTTTTCCCGGTTGGCTGATTACGCTGACCGAACCATTATGAAGTTCAGCCAGATTTTTAGCCAGCGCCAGACCGAGGCCCAAACCACCTGTTTTAGAGAAATAAGGCTTGAAGATAACGTCAAGCTGGCTCGGCTCGATTCCGACGCCATGGTCAACAATATCGATAACCGCATTTTTACCCTGTTCGCCGCTGTATATCTCGATAGCTTGTCCTGATACCGAATACTTGATGGCGTTGTTCAAAAGGTTGAGAATGATTTGACGGATTCTGCCCCGGTCGGCGTTCAGCCTTATGTTGGCCTTACCCTGGAATTGTTCAAAGATAATATTTTTTTCTTTTATCTGGGGAGACAATAACTCAGTGACCTCAGCTATCAGGTCGTCCAGGTCGAATTTCGCAGGGGAAAGGGACAGTGTGCCGACTTCGCTTCTTATCAGGTCATGCAAGTCATTAATTATGTCCTCGAGCAATCTGGCTCCCCGTACGATACCTTCCATTTGAGGTTTGAACCGTGGCTCGACTCTATCAGACAACGCTTCAGCGGTTAACATGATGGGGGTCAGCGGCGTTTTGAGTTCATGTACCAGTGCTCGATAAAATTCAGTTTGTTCGTAGGTTTGTTTTTCCAGACGGGACCTCAAGATGCGTTCCTGTTCCAACAGTTTTTCAATGGTTTCTTGTTTTTTTAATCGTGCGGAGATGTCCCGACAAATAGCGATAGCGTATTTTTCGCCCCCGATTTCGACTACCTGCGCCCTCAGCTCCACATCTATCGATTGCCCGTTTTTAGCCAGATGCCTGGTTTCGATAGCCCCCTGCCCGTTACCCAGGAGCCGGCTTCGTCGGGCGTCCATAGCCGAACCGCACTCCGAAAGCGGGCGCAGTATGGATGTCGGTCGACCGATCAATTCCTCGCGCCGGTAACCCAGCATGCGGCAGGTTGCCGGATTTACATCGTAGATTATCGTATCCGGGAAATCCACTGCGTGAATTTTAGAAATAATTACAGAATCGTTACAGTTCTCGAAGATGACATCGCGCTGGACGAGGTGAGACTCTTGAGCCTGGAGTGATTTCTGATGCTCCGTTCTTTCGGTGGCAATCTCCTGTCGGGCATCAGCCAGGTTAGAAGAGAGCTCTGTTGTCCGGCGATCATCCCGGGCAAGGATGAACACCATCTCGTTTTCACCATCGGCTATGTGATGCCCGCTGACAATTACAGGCACTTGTTCGCCTCTGCTGTCGACAAAAATTGTTTCTTTTTCAGAAACAGCGACACTCGCCAAGTTGGCGAACATTTTTCCCCATTTACCCTTGTCCAGACTGGGATCCAGTTCCCATACGAACATCTTTTTCAGATTACCCTGAGTATGACCGAGAAAACGGCATAGGGCTTCATTAACGACCAGAATACGCCCGCTCCGGTCTGCCCAAAGCGCCATAAGCCCCGAATGTTCCAGGGATAGTCCGGCCAGATGAAGGTATTTGCTGTTTTCTGTCATTTGTCGGCGTTTTTATGAAGTGACGATGATAGTCGGGTTTGGTTACGAATAATTATAGTGAATATACTCGCCCTTGTCAGGGAATGTAAAGCATATGAAAGCGGTGTCATCCCTTCAAATCAGGAACGACACCGCTTTCGATTCACATTTTTTACTGTCGGGCCTGGTTGTGCCGCCAGGCGGTCAGGCCGGTAACAACTGCCAGAACAACAGCCGGGATACCGAAAATCATCAATCCCAGGTTCGCCGCCTGAGGAATATTTTCCTGCATGGAACCCGAATAATGCTGGATGGCGGCAACAGCGAGAATTATCGCCAGGGCGCCCATCAGCCATTCGTACCACCTCAGTTTAATGTTTTGCTTTAACAACCAGACGATTAGAGTGGCTACCGCCGCACCGAATAAAAAGAACAAAAAGTACATATTATCCTCCGTTACTTTTATTTATCTGTAAGTATCATAACCATGAGTCGGTTGCTTCCACCAGGTTTCCCAGTAGCCTTCCTGAGGCAGTTTGCCATAACCCATGGCATGATCCATGTCGGCGAAGAAACTGTTGAATACCGGAGCGGTCGAGACGGTCAACCTGATGGCATCATGAATAAAGCTGGTTTTCTCTGCCGAATTGAACGGGCACGTCGCCTGACACTGCGGACAATGCGGGCAATTGGCAATGGTAGTTCGCCATCCTTTATATCCGGCTCTGAAATCCGGCCGCGGGGTCTCCCAACTTGACGGCCCGGTTTCAATCAATCCCCCGGGGCAGGTATCAGCGCACAGGCCGCAGGTCTCACAGAAACGCATCAGTCCAGCGTCAATGGGATTGGTCGGCGGTAACGGCAGGTCGGTGTACATATTGTACAACCCGCGAATCGTCGCACCATATAACGGGTGGACACCGACACTACCCATCCGAGCGTGTTCGATCATTCCTGTCACCGAACCGATGGCACCCCTCAAGCCGAAACCTGGCGCACCCCGGTAGCCAATGCCTCTCAGGAAAACCTGTATCCTTCGTTCGACTATGGCCAGGTGGGTATAGGCCATCCAGACGGCGGCGCTTTCAGCGATTCCCAGCGGGTTGCCGGCTTCAGCATCAGCTCTGCCGGCTCCGCCGCCCTGACGCAGAGTCAGGTCCTGAGCCTGACGCATTGTCCAGACGAAACCCCAGTTATAACTGGACGGTGTTACCTTAGTGCCATCGGCCTTTTGATATGGCTCGGAGATACCGCTTTCGGTGGCCCAATCTGCGTCTGCGATTTTCAGGCACTTGTCATCCCGTTCAACTACACCGACATCAGAACCACCCAGGAAACGAACGGCACCTCGCAGGAGTTTGAAATTCTCTTCCAGCGTCCCATTCCATTTGGGATACCCCTGTTCTTCTGGGGTCATGGTTACCGGCGGACCGGCCAGGCTGGCTCCCAGGGCACCGCCTCTTTCCCTTGCCGCGGCATCGAGGGCGGCCCGGCGCGGATCGAGCCAGTCGAAAGTCGGGTCTCGCTTGTTCATGGCTTCTACATATTTCCGGCCGTTTTCCGTTGAATATGGGTCCATGTACAAAGGGTCTCCCGGAGACATCCTGACTCTGCCAGGGAACGGTTTGATTACATCCCAGTCAATTTCTGCCGTCGGGTCATAAAGATCCCGTTGCTTTACCCACCATGGCATATCCGGCTTCTGGTAGTCGCCAATTGCGGCAAGTTCTTCCAGGTCTTGTACCGGCGGCGAAATTGCGGTAGCGGCTCCCAGACCGGCACCAGCCAATCCCAGTCCTTTCATAAAGTCACGGCGTGAGATAGTGCTGTGAAATGTCGACATATATCCTCCTTTGCTTTTTTTAGATTCTTACAATAATTGTATAAAACAGGGGTTAATTTATTGTTAACGCTATTAACCTCTAACACTATTCTTATTCACATCCTGATAGGTAATGCCAGCCATGTGAAAAAACGGGGGAATTCCCGGACTAAAGCCTTGTATACGTGCCAGGATATTCGACGGCAAGAAGTTGGGAGGAATCAGCAACTTCCGTTGGCTATTCCGAGTTCAGGCTTATGCCTTCCTGCTGGTAACGGACGACTACCCGCCTTTCAGCCTGCAATAAACACATCGAAAAAGATAAAGGAGTTCACCATGGACAAGAAAAGTTCCCTGGGGCCGACGATCTGGTTCATCGGCTGGCTGTTCACCATCGGTTTCACCCATCTGTCCTTCTGGAAGGGCGAGCTGGCCATCATCATCTGGCCGGTGTTCCTGGGGCAGGAACTGGCGGGGTAAGGGAAATTACCGGGAAAGAAAGGCCGCCGAGTTTCGGCGGCCTTCTGGTTTCAAAGGTCTGAGTTTATGCTAAGAACTATTTCGGTTAAAGATTATCTAAACGGCATCAACACCGCGCCAGCTTGTCGCTGATGAGCCGGTTCAGGCTGACCCTGGATTCTGCGGCCTGAATCTGAAGAGCTTTATGCAATTCCGGGGTGATACGTACCTGAAGCTTGCCGGAACAATTCTTTGAAGCTAAGGGTTCGGGTACGGATTCGCCGTTGGCCGCCAAATCCTGAATTACCTGGCTTACCGTATTCCGGATACCAACCAATGCTTCTCCCTGGCTTTCTGCCAGCCAGCTCAAGGAAGGGAACTCAGCGCACAGCCCGACATATTCTTCGTCTTCATCCGACCAGGTTACTCTGTAAGTGTAT
This window encodes:
- a CDS encoding two component transcriptional regulator, winged helix family (KEGG: deh:cbdb_A1497 DNA-binding response regulator~PFAM: response regulator receiver; transcriptional regulator domain protein~SMART: response regulator receiver) yields the protein MNMKKILIIEDDPGVVESLIFALESAVPSVDIVSSNNGQGGIELVETFHPDVVVLDLGLPDTDGLQVIKDIRFFSPVPILVLTCRGEETDVVNCLTMGANDYLTKPPRQNELIARLTALTRGTQTEFIKFDKIELNISKRTLLFEGREIHLSIIESQILLELLKNAPSAVTYDHLSECIWGEEAENNIGKLKVHINHLRRKMDEIGLKDPIHNVSGLGYLFKPV
- a CDS encoding HicB family protein (PFAM: HicB family protein~KEGG: glo:Glov_2139 HicB family protein) — translated: MDKYTYRVTWSDEDEEYVGLCAEFPSLSWLAESQGEALVGIRNTVSQVIQDLAANGESVPEPLASKNCSGKLQVRITPELHKALQIQAAESRVSLNRLISDKLARC
- a CDS encoding PAS/PAC sensor signal transduction histidine kinase (TIGRFAM: PAS sensor protein~PFAM: ATP-binding region ATPase domain protein; histidine kinase A domain protein; PAS fold domain protein~KEGG: det:DET0305 sensory box sensor histidine kinase~SMART: ATP-binding region ATPase domain protein; histidine kinase A domain protein; PAS domain containing protein; PAC repeat-containing protein) → MTENSKYLHLAGLSLEHSGLMALWADRSGRILVVNEALCRFLGHTQGNLKKMFVWELDPSLDKGKWGKMFANLASVAVSEKETIFVDSRGEQVPVIVSGHHIADGENEMVFILARDDRRTTELSSNLADARQEIATERTEHQKSLQAQESHLVQRDVIFENCNDSVIISKIHAVDFPDTIIYDVNPATCRMLGYRREELIGRPTSILRPLSECGSAMDARRSRLLGNGQGAIETRHLAKNGQSIDVELRAQVVEIGGEKYAIAICRDISARLKKQETIEKLLEQERILRSRLEKQTYEQTEFYRALVHELKTPLTPIMLTAEALSDRVEPRFKPQMEGIVRGARLLEDIINDLHDLIRSEVGTLSLSPAKFDLDDLIAEVTELLSPQIKEKNIIFEQFQGKANIRLNADRGRIRQIILNLLNNAIKYSVSGQAIEIYSGEQGKNAVIDIVDHGVGIEPSQLDVIFKPYFSKTGGLGLGLALAKNLAELHNGSVSVISQPGKGSKFTLVLPVSG
- a CDS encoding reductive dehalogenase anchoring protein (KEGG: dev:DhcVS_1307 reductive dehalogenase anchoring protein), with protein sequence MYFLFFLFGAAVATLIVWLLKQNIKLRWYEWLMGALAIILAVAAIQHYSGSMQENIPQAANLGLMIFGIPAVVLAVVTGLTAWRHNQARQ
- a CDS encoding reductive dehalogenase (KEGG: deb:DehaBAV1_0284 reductive dehalogenase~TIGRFAM: reductive dehalogenase~PFAM: Twin-arginine translocation pathway, signal sequence, subgroup), coding for MSTFHSTISRRDFMKGLGLAGAGLGAATAISPPVQDLEELAAIGDYQKPDMPWWVKQRDLYDPTAEIDWDVIKPFPGRVRMSPGDPLYMDPYSTENGRKYVEAMNKRDPTFDWLDPRRAALDAAARERGGALGASLAGPPVTMTPEEQGYPKWNGTLEENFKLLRGAVRFLGGSDVGVVERDDKCLKIADADWATESGISEPYQKADGTKVTPSSYNWGFVWTMRQAQDLTLRQGGGAGRADAEAGNPLGIAESAAVWMAYTHLAIVERRIQVFLRGIGYRGAPGFGLRGAIGSVTGMIEHARMGSVGVHPLYGATIRGLYNMYTDLPLPPTNPIDAGLMRFCETCGLCADTCPGGLIETGPSSWETPRPDFRAGYKGWRTTIANCPHCPQCQATCPFNSAEKTSFIHDAIRLTVSTAPVFNSFFADMDHAMGYGKLPQEGYWETWWKQPTHGYDTYR
- a CDS encoding reductive dehalogenase (KEGG: deh:cbdb_A84 putative reductive dehalogenase~TIGRFAM: reductive dehalogenase~PFAM: Twin-arginine translocation pathway, signal sequence, subgroup), which gives rise to MVKYHNTLSRRQFMKGLGLAGAGLGVAAGVATPFQDIDELTSSANDPNKQPWWIKKMDIGKPTTDIDWNKMQRFDKRPMGQAIPFVAPENIGKMMAQNEEVRQKALANQPGFTRRDWALQASAIFGEEIGLSSAGKFLHTTYSSAMPLGDHSDPKDKGLPPWQGTEEENLQTMLAAVRHFGGSEIGVTELTEQTRKLIFANDGQHDIVFRDVDEPEETATTKVIPNRFRWVLSYSIVQSHELNKRVGTQLGTATFAHAYSRAAVTQAHVQNFLGNLGYRGIGSHPGAITGFGTLSGLGELGRMGVLISPKHGALVRMPMMLITDFPMAPTNPIDAGIEKFCAGCLKCSDNCPSGSISTEDASWESGSGPWNNPGIKSWKTNFNTCFNYWITGPAAGCGICQGICMFNKYDIASVHSLIKVVVANSSMFTSFFRDMDDAFGYGLTSEYEQWWDLDLPLYGQEI